The following are encoded together in the Ignavibacteriales bacterium genome:
- a CDS encoding ribonuclease HII, producing the protein MKNFDKSYLSDKVKFIAGVDEAGRGPLAGPVVAAAVIFPDNIFIDGVNDSKQLSEKERERLLPEIISKAICVGVASVSHGVIDTINILQSSLLAMKIAVGRMEQNPDLILVDGNKSFNSAIPVLTIVKGDSKSFSIAAASIVAKVTRDRIMKRLSVYYPLYLWENNKGYASRYHINAIKKYGASPLHRKTFLTRILNPFQQNIIEVENESR; encoded by the coding sequence ATGAAAAATTTTGACAAATCATATTTGAGTGATAAAGTAAAATTTATCGCCGGCGTTGATGAAGCAGGAAGAGGACCACTTGCCGGACCTGTAGTTGCTGCTGCAGTGATTTTCCCGGACAATATTTTTATTGACGGAGTAAATGACTCGAAGCAGTTGAGTGAAAAGGAGAGGGAAAGACTTTTGCCTGAAATTATTTCAAAAGCAATTTGTGTCGGAGTTGCATCCGTTAGTCATGGTGTGATTGATACGATAAATATTCTTCAATCATCTTTGCTTGCAATGAAGATTGCTGTCGGAAGGATGGAGCAAAATCCTGATCTTATTTTAGTTGATGGAAATAAATCTTTTAACTCAGCAATTCCTGTTCTAACAATTGTTAAAGGAGATTCGAAATCTTTTTCGATAGCTGCTGCTTCGATAGTTGCAAAAGTAACCCGCGACAGAATTATGAAGCGCCTTTCTGTTTATTACCCCTTGTACCTTTGGGAAAACAATAAAGGTTATGCATCACGGTATCATATCAATGCAATAAAAAAATACGGTGCTTCGCCGCTTCACCGTAAAACTTTTTTAACAAGGATATTAAATCCATTTCAGCAAAATATTATTGAGGTTGAAAATGAATCACGATGA
- a CDS encoding T9SS type A sorting domain-containing protein → MTCQNCHGTMGEVASSISNGRRPWLDEPSCGNPLCHGSNYAEEPGKLFRESQGHGGLNCSACHGSPHAILPTIQANDNLQNITLQGYAGTLKECTVCHETTPSGPGPHGIMATNNVTASLTLTPTSGNGIFDINYSTTNNESAAQTYDIWITQKSPNGRTKQILNKNITLNAGQTFSRVKHADISAKPMGSYTYTLNVGVNPSTVWHSDIKIYSKTSASLNSELALDDNSLDEEATFVDQTANYPNPFNPTTTIQYSVPLQGKVKLTIFDELGRNIREVVNESKETGTYQVQFDASGLPSGIYYYTVEAIAVNGGENYRKVNKMIYLK, encoded by the coding sequence ATGACCTGTCAGAATTGTCACGGAACAATGGGCGAAGTAGCTTCATCAATAAGTAACGGTAGAAGACCCTGGCTTGATGAACCAAGCTGCGGTAATCCCTTGTGTCATGGAAGTAATTATGCTGAAGAACCCGGCAAGCTGTTTCGTGAGTCCCAAGGTCACGGCGGATTAAACTGCTCTGCCTGTCACGGCAGTCCACACGCAATTCTCCCCACCATTCAGGCAAACGACAATTTACAAAACATAACTTTGCAGGGATATGCGGGAACACTTAAAGAATGTACAGTATGTCACGAAACCACTCCAAGCGGTCCCGGACCTCACGGAATCATGGCAACGAATAACGTTACTGCAAGTCTAACTCTTACACCCACCTCGGGTAATGGAATATTTGATATCAATTACTCCACGACAAATAACGAATCCGCTGCACAGACTTATGATATTTGGATAACTCAGAAATCCCCCAACGGAAGAACCAAACAAATATTAAATAAAAATATTACTCTGAATGCAGGACAAACTTTTTCACGAGTAAAGCACGCAGATATTTCTGCCAAACCAATGGGCAGTTACACCTACACTTTGAATGTCGGAGTAAATCCTTCAACTGTTTGGCATAGCGATATTAAAATCTACAGCAAAACATCAGCAAGTCTTAACAGCGAGCTTGCATTAGATGACAACAGTTTGGATGAGGAAGCTACCTTCGTTGATCAGACGGCTAACTACCCGAATCCATTTAATCCAACCACAACAATACAATACTCTGTTCCATTGCAGGGTAAAGTAAAGTTGACCATTTTTGATGAGCTTGGAAGAAATATAAGGGAGGTAGTAAACGAATCAAAAGAGACCGGTACATATCAAGTCCAATTTGATGCATCCGGTTTACCTTCCGGAATTTACTACTACACCGTTGAAGCAATTGCAGTTAACGGCGGAGAAAATTACAGAAAGGTAAATAAGATGATTTATCTGAAATAA
- a CDS encoding YraN family protein produces the protein MNHDENEKEFPSTRAKGDEGEELAVELLKGKGFEIVERNYRYGKGEIDIIAKDTAKDFLVFIEVKSRKNLEFGEPEYAITQKKIKQIKKIAELYLYEKNIKEADCRFDVVAIQFGQSAKPQINYYENAFE, from the coding sequence ATGAATCACGATGAAAATGAAAAAGAATTTCCTTCTACCCGAGCAAAGGGGGATGAAGGCGAGGAATTAGCAGTTGAACTTTTGAAAGGAAAAGGATTTGAAATTGTAGAAAGAAATTACCGTTACGGTAAAGGAGAGATTGATATAATTGCAAAAGATACTGCAAAAGATTTTTTGGTTTTTATCGAAGTCAAATCAAGGAAGAATTTGGAATTCGGTGAACCGGAATACGCTATAACGCAAAAGAAAATTAAGCAGATAAAAAAAATTGCCGAGCTTTATCTTTACGAAAAAAATATTAAAGAAGCCGACTGCAGGTTTGATGTAGTTGCAATCCAGTTTGGACAAAGCGCAAAACCTCAGATCAACTATTACGAAAATGCTTTCGAATAA